In Mercurialis annua linkage group LG5, ddMerAnnu1.2, whole genome shotgun sequence, a single genomic region encodes these proteins:
- the LOC126683101 gene encoding uncharacterized protein LOC126683101: MTFTDLIADSFSGFIKIVLVCCDGIGTNSLTLVASRCSFPSQVKKNFEVTDLYPCSRSSIFLEAMSFEVSRVSTFLFQRSSSLVLYICLVLLVYYNSISVIYQQPCH, translated from the exons ATGACATTTACTGATCTTATTGCTGACTCCTTTTCAGGTTTTATAAAGATTGTACTTGTTTGTTGCGATGGAATTGGTACCAATAGCCTCACTCTGGTTGCTAGCAGGTGCAG TTTTCCCTCTCAGGTGAAAAAGAACTTTGAAGTGACAGACTTAtatccttgttccagaagttcGATATTTTTGGAA GCGatgagctttgaggtcagtcgagttTCTACATTCCTGTTTCAGAGGAGCTCTTCTTTAGTATTGTACATATGTCTTGTACTCTTAGTATACTATaatagtataagtgtgatataccagcagccgtgccactag